The Borreliella mayonii genome has a segment encoding these proteins:
- a CDS encoding aminopeptidase, with product MKKQNPWIFLNEEEKNQIFNFSEGYKKFISKFKTEREVTAYALNKAKKLGFINAEEKKNLMPGDKIFYTCREKSVAFAIIGKNPIEDGMNFIVSHTDSPRLDAKPSPISEENELTFIKTNYYGGIKKYQWLSIPLSIRGVVFLKNGEKVEINIGDNENDPIFVIPDILPHLDRKIQRNKKSDEIIEGENLKILIGSLPIETKEKDKVKLATLQLIKEKYKIEEEDFVSSEIEIVPAGTAKDVGFDKALIGAYGQDDKICAYTSLESIFDLEETPNKTAICFLVDKEEIGSTGSTGLDSRYLEYFVSDMIFKIKKSEYNNLQVQKALWNSKSISADVCAAINPLFSSVHDEQNAPQLGYGIPIMKYTGHGGKSMASDADAELVYYIRQLLNKNNIAWQVATLGKVEEGGGGTVAKFLASYGIRTIDMGPAVISMHSPMEITSKFDLYNAYLAYKAFYKE from the coding sequence ATGAAAAAACAAAATCCATGGATATTTTTAAATGAAGAAGAAAAAAATCAAATTTTCAATTTTTCCGAAGGTTATAAAAAATTTATAAGTAAATTTAAAACAGAAAGAGAAGTTACAGCCTATGCCCTAAATAAAGCAAAAAAATTAGGGTTTATTAACGCTGAAGAGAAAAAAAATTTAATGCCGGGTGATAAAATTTTTTACACCTGTAGAGAAAAATCTGTTGCTTTTGCTATTATTGGCAAAAATCCTATTGAAGATGGAATGAATTTCATCGTTTCTCACACAGATTCACCAAGACTTGATGCAAAACCTTCGCCAATCTCTGAAGAAAACGAACTTACATTTATTAAAACCAACTATTATGGGGGAATAAAAAAGTATCAGTGGCTATCTATACCCCTTTCAATAAGAGGCGTGGTATTTTTAAAAAATGGAGAAAAGGTTGAAATCAACATTGGAGACAATGAAAACGATCCTATATTTGTAATTCCCGACATTTTGCCCCATCTTGATAGAAAAATACAAAGAAATAAAAAATCAGATGAAATTATTGAGGGAGAAAATCTAAAAATTTTAATTGGAAGCTTACCAATCGAAACAAAAGAAAAAGATAAAGTTAAACTAGCAACTTTGCAACTAATAAAAGAAAAATATAAAATAGAAGAAGAAGATTTCGTATCATCAGAAATTGAAATAGTGCCTGCAGGAACAGCAAAAGACGTTGGATTTGACAAAGCTTTAATTGGCGCTTACGGACAAGATGACAAAATATGCGCTTACACTTCACTAGAATCCATATTTGATCTTGAAGAAACTCCAAACAAAACAGCCATTTGCTTTCTTGTAGATAAAGAAGAAATTGGTTCAACAGGTTCAACAGGACTAGACTCAAGATATCTTGAATATTTTGTTTCTGACATGATCTTTAAAATTAAAAAATCAGAATACAACAATCTTCAAGTCCAAAAAGCTTTGTGGAATTCAAAAAGCATTTCTGCTGATGTTTGCGCAGCAATAAACCCACTATTTAGTTCAGTTCATGACGAACAAAATGCTCCACAACTTGGCTATGGAATACCTATAATGAAATACACAGGACATGGTGGGAAAAGTATGGCCAGCGATGCTGATGCTGAACTTGTTTATTACATTAGACAATTATTAAATAAAAACAATATAGCCTGGCAAGTAGCAACACTTGGAAAAGTAGAAGAAGGAGGAGGAGGAACTGTTGCTAAATTCTTAGCTAGCTACGGAATAAGAACAATAGACATGGGACCTGCTGTTATAAGCATGCATTCTCCAATGGAAATAACTTCTAAATTTGATTTATACAATGCTTACTTAGCATATAAAGCTTTCTACAAGGAATAA
- a CDS encoding PTS transporter subunit EIIB → MADLEKTNKIKAAEHIVECFGGIKNIKNIHKDLTRIKILVDSNSLVKRDDLTKNDNIIGTIKSNELTEVVMNFEIIEDVYNKILYMMNEQKQ, encoded by the coding sequence ATGGCAGATTTAGAAAAAACAAATAAAATCAAAGCAGCAGAGCATATTGTGGAATGTTTTGGGGGAATTAAAAATATTAAAAACATACACAAAGACCTCACAAGAATAAAAATTTTAGTAGACAGCAATTCTTTAGTCAAAAGAGACGATTTAACAAAAAATGACAACATAATAGGAACTATTAAATCTAATGAACTTACAGAAGTTGTAATGAATTTTGAAATAATTGAAGATGTTTACAATAAAATTTTATATATGATGAATGAACAAAAACAATAA
- a CDS encoding NAD(P)H-dependent glycerol-3-phosphate dehydrogenase produces the protein MKISVIGAGAWGTAIAKSLADKFDFNIFLWSFEEDVKNGINNDNVNSKYLKGIKLPKNLVASSDLLEVVSMSDYIFIVTPSLFTVDILKKLDQFLLSLEIKPKIAILTKGFITFGGKTQTVIEAAERVMKRYKDEITYIVGPSHAEEVGLGVITGLVAASNNRENAYLFINLFSKTSISLFYSNDVFGVQIAAALKNVFAIAFGILDAYKLNYPNLIGSNTESFLFSVSLNNIKDIAIELGGKNIETFLFLSGSGDLDVTCRSMFGRNRRFGNEIVSKNILESFFDIDDLISNIEKIGYLPEGVLAAKSIFSFFKQLNRDFNPNSLLSVIYKILNKELEPESVIEYMRDVIQ, from the coding sequence ATGAAAATATCAGTAATAGGAGCAGGTGCTTGGGGAACGGCTATCGCGAAGTCTTTGGCAGATAAATTTGATTTTAATATTTTTTTATGGTCTTTTGAAGAAGATGTTAAGAATGGTATCAATAATGATAATGTTAATTCCAAATATTTAAAGGGAATTAAATTGCCAAAAAATTTAGTTGCAAGTTCAGATTTGTTGGAAGTTGTATCAATGTCTGATTATATTTTTATTGTAACGCCCTCTCTTTTTACTGTTGATATTTTAAAAAAATTGGATCAATTTTTGCTATCTTTGGAGATAAAGCCAAAGATAGCAATACTTACAAAAGGATTTATTACTTTTGGTGGTAAAACTCAGACAGTTATTGAAGCTGCTGAGAGAGTTATGAAAAGATATAAAGATGAGATTACTTATATTGTTGGCCCAAGTCATGCTGAGGAAGTTGGGCTTGGTGTGATAACAGGACTTGTTGCGGCTAGTAATAACAGAGAAAATGCATATTTGTTTATTAATTTATTTAGCAAAACTTCAATTTCTTTATTTTATAGCAACGATGTTTTTGGAGTGCAAATAGCAGCAGCTTTAAAAAATGTGTTTGCAATTGCATTTGGAATTTTGGATGCTTATAAATTAAATTATCCTAATTTGATAGGTAGTAATACAGAATCATTTTTATTTTCAGTATCCTTGAATAATATAAAAGATATTGCAATTGAGCTTGGGGGGAAAAATATTGAAACGTTTTTATTTTTGTCTGGTTCTGGCGATTTGGATGTTACTTGTAGAAGCATGTTTGGAAGAAATAGACGATTTGGTAATGAAATTGTTAGTAAAAACATTTTAGAAAGCTTTTTTGATATAGATGATTTGATAAGTAATATTGAAAAAATTGGATATTTGCCAGAGGGAGTTTTAGCTGCTAAATCAATTTTTTCTTTTTTTAAACAATTAAATCGTGATTTTAATCCTAATAGCTTATTAAGTGTTATATATAAAATTTTGAATAAAGAGTTGGAGCCTGAATCTGTTATTGAGTATATGAGAGATGTTATACAATAA
- a CDS encoding AAA family ATPase: MYDRRALNCLFFNTFLFFMESKHLVFTEEHIFYGLIKSDKVKELLNLCAIDFYKLNKQLEEFFSKLPLRDNYIPDHVSSMDYLYDDIINALFFYKKPYKIQEKDLLWVLVKKRKNSILDALLNSGFNLTIFDKLIEVHDYLAVNAKSDSGYDSELITEYIHNNVLKKKGGFHIFDDKRNKLDQDNILLESKDSIDNFLTNVIDTLDLKYNPLIGRKQELSRLIQVILRKHKSNPILFGEPGVGKTVLIQGLAYKIKIENVPRDLIGYEIYSLDIGRLVSSTKYRGDLESRVNRVLDFLNSRKKVMLFIDEIHMIVGAGATSFGSMDISNLLKPILTLGKIKFIGATTEYEYRKFFLKDKALMRRFQSIELKEPNFEDTYNILQEIKRDYERYHNVEYTDEAIQACIVMSKKYIKDRFLPDKAFDILDELGSKFKLENIKRIITKDDVCDLIKSIVGSNIFNFEEYNSELLINLENRIKKELIVHDGLIFDLILNIKLLKFNLLANRSTIGIFAFIGASGAGKCKLTDILSEEFGIPKFTLNMGEYSDFNSLDRLIGPVLSNEGYYESTRFFKFLNKSSNSIIFLSDFDKCSKRVLDFFLEGFKTGKLFDGLGKKVSLSESLIIISINAKNKELNSIGFKNKMAEGNDFNLILEKRFPNEFLELIDHVFVFKSIDELDFEKIIFNELNCFARILRDRKFDVFFEKSVVDYIREKIYGKGYSLKSVKKFIFKELGKLLIDEILFKKIENSGKIKIYLDKTIKYEFL; encoded by the coding sequence ATGTATGATAGAAGAGCTTTAAATTGTTTGTTTTTTAACACTTTTTTGTTTTTCATGGAATCTAAACATCTTGTGTTTACAGAAGAGCACATTTTTTATGGGCTTATTAAAAGCGATAAAGTTAAAGAACTGCTTAATTTGTGTGCAATTGACTTTTATAAGCTTAATAAACAACTAGAAGAATTTTTCAGTAAACTTCCTTTAAGAGACAATTATATCCCAGACCATGTTTCTAGTATGGATTATTTGTATGACGATATAATTAATGCTCTTTTTTTTTATAAAAAACCTTATAAAATACAAGAAAAAGATTTATTATGGGTGCTTGTCAAAAAAAGAAAAAACAGTATTTTAGATGCACTGCTTAATTCGGGTTTTAATTTGACTATTTTTGACAAACTTATTGAAGTTCATGATTATTTGGCTGTAAATGCTAAATCTGACTCAGGCTATGATAGTGAATTAATTACAGAATATATTCATAATAATGTGCTAAAAAAGAAAGGAGGCTTTCATATTTTTGATGATAAGCGTAATAAGTTGGATCAAGATAATATTTTATTAGAAAGTAAAGACTCTATTGATAATTTTTTAACAAATGTTATTGATACTTTGGATTTAAAATACAATCCTTTAATTGGCAGAAAGCAAGAATTATCTCGGTTAATTCAGGTGATACTTAGGAAGCATAAAAGTAATCCTATTTTATTTGGAGAACCTGGGGTTGGAAAAACAGTATTAATTCAAGGTCTTGCATATAAAATAAAAATAGAGAATGTTCCAAGGGATTTAATAGGGTATGAAATTTATTCTCTTGATATTGGTAGGCTTGTTTCGAGCACTAAGTATAGGGGGGATCTTGAGAGTAGAGTGAACAGGGTTTTAGATTTTTTAAACTCAAGAAAAAAAGTTATGCTTTTTATTGATGAAATCCATATGATAGTAGGGGCAGGAGCTACGTCATTTGGTAGCATGGATATTTCTAATTTGTTGAAGCCTATTCTTACTTTGGGGAAGATTAAATTTATTGGAGCTACTACAGAATATGAATATAGAAAATTTTTTTTAAAAGATAAGGCTTTAATGAGAAGGTTTCAGAGTATAGAGCTCAAAGAGCCTAATTTTGAAGACACCTATAATATTTTGCAGGAGATTAAAAGAGATTATGAGAGATATCATAATGTGGAATATACAGACGAGGCAATACAAGCTTGCATTGTAATGTCTAAAAAATATATTAAAGATAGATTTCTTCCAGACAAAGCTTTTGATATTTTAGATGAATTAGGCTCTAAGTTTAAACTTGAAAATATAAAAAGGATCATAACAAAAGATGATGTTTGTGATCTGATTAAATCTATTGTTGGTTCTAACATTTTTAATTTTGAAGAGTATAATAGTGAATTGCTAATTAATTTAGAAAATAGAATAAAAAAAGAACTTATTGTACATGATGGCTTGATATTTGATTTGATATTAAATATTAAATTGTTAAAATTTAATTTGCTTGCCAACAGAAGTACTATTGGCATATTTGCTTTTATTGGTGCTTCTGGAGCAGGAAAATGTAAATTAACAGATATTTTATCAGAAGAGTTTGGAATTCCGAAATTTACTCTTAATATGGGTGAGTATAGTGATTTTAATTCTCTTGATAGATTGATTGGGCCTGTTTTAAGTAATGAAGGGTATTATGAATCTACTAGATTTTTCAAATTTTTAAACAAATCTTCTAATTCTATTATTTTCCTATCAGATTTTGATAAATGTAGTAAAAGGGTTTTAGATTTTTTTTTGGAGGGGTTTAAAACAGGTAAGCTTTTTGATGGTCTTGGGAAAAAGGTAAGTTTATCGGAAAGCTTAATAATAATAAGTATTAATGCTAAGAACAAAGAGCTTAATAGTATTGGTTTTAAAAATAAAATGGCAGAGGGAAATGATTTTAACCTTATATTAGAGAAGAGATTCCCTAATGAGTTTTTAGAGTTAATAGATCATGTGTTTGTATTTAAATCTATTGATGAGCTAGATTTTGAAAAAATCATTTTTAATGAACTTAATTGTTTTGCAAGGATATTAAGAGATAGAAAATTCGATGTTTTTTTTGAAAAAAGTGTTGTTGATTATATTCGAGAAAAGATCTATGGAAAGGGTTACAGCTTAAAAAGTGTTAAAAAGTTTATATTCAAAGAGTTAGGAAAGCTTTTAATAGATGAAATTCTTTTTAAGAAAATTGAAAATTCTGGTAAAATAAAAATCTATTTAGATAAAACAATAAAATATGAGTTTTTATAA
- the tyrS gene encoding tyrosine--tRNA ligase encodes MNLALSLLHKRGFLKQCTSLKVLSDLMDIEKIVFYAGVDATFSSLHIGHLIPFLAMMHLRQHGHIPIVLIGDSTAKIGDPSGKSEMRKILSSEEIRKNALLIKNQLQRITKFSSECFIYNSNWLDNLNYIEFLRDIGMHFSVNRMLSFETYKRRLDFGLSFIEFNYQLLQSYDYYMLNKIKNCRLQIGGDDQWGNIIAGVDLIRKKIGTEAFGLTFPLITRSDGKKMGKSEKGAVYLDSNLYSIYDFYQYFRNTSDSDVKTFLYLFTFLEEDEIELISNFKGNSLNKAKEILAFEITKIVHGEAEALKVQEASFAAFRGIGDRNNIPFFKFSFSNLEEEVFLIDLMLDSKIVPSKSEGRRLINSGGVYINGKRVENQNHCLTKKDFNNNEVELRLGKKKFLRIVL; translated from the coding sequence ATGAATCTTGCTTTAAGTCTTTTACATAAACGCGGATTTTTAAAGCAATGTACATCTTTAAAAGTTTTAAGTGATTTAATGGATATAGAAAAAATAGTTTTTTATGCAGGAGTTGATGCAACATTTAGCTCTCTTCATATTGGTCATTTGATCCCTTTTTTAGCAATGATGCATCTTAGACAACATGGTCACATACCAATTGTTTTGATTGGCGATTCTACAGCAAAAATAGGTGATCCTTCTGGAAAAAGTGAGATGAGAAAGATTTTATCTTCAGAAGAGATTAGAAAAAATGCCTTGTTGATAAAAAATCAACTTCAAAGAATAACTAAGTTTAGTTCAGAGTGCTTTATTTATAATTCAAATTGGTTAGACAATCTCAATTATATTGAATTTTTAAGAGATATTGGCATGCATTTTTCTGTTAATCGCATGTTAAGCTTTGAAACTTATAAAAGAAGGTTGGATTTTGGACTTTCATTTATTGAGTTTAATTATCAGCTTTTACAGTCTTATGATTATTATATGCTTAATAAAATTAAAAATTGTCGACTTCAAATTGGTGGTGATGATCAATGGGGGAATATTATCGCAGGTGTTGACCTGATTAGAAAAAAAATTGGAACAGAAGCTTTTGGGCTTACGTTTCCATTAATTACAAGAAGTGATGGGAAAAAGATGGGTAAATCAGAAAAGGGTGCCGTTTATCTTGATTCTAATCTTTACAGTATTTATGATTTTTATCAATATTTTAGAAATACTTCAGATTCTGATGTGAAAACTTTTTTATATCTTTTTACTTTTTTAGAAGAAGATGAGATCGAATTAATTTCAAATTTTAAGGGAAATTCTTTAAATAAAGCTAAAGAGATTTTAGCTTTTGAGATAACTAAAATTGTTCACGGAGAAGCGGAAGCTTTGAAAGTTCAAGAGGCATCTTTTGCTGCATTTAGGGGAATCGGAGATAGAAATAATATTCCATTTTTTAAATTTAGCTTTTCTAATTTAGAAGAAGAGGTATTTTTGATTGATTTAATGCTAGATTCAAAAATTGTGCCTAGCAAATCAGAAGGCAGAAGATTGATTAATTCTGGAGGGGTTTATATTAATGGTAAAAGGGTAGAAAATCAGAACCACTGTCTTACTAAAAAGGATTTTAATAATAATGAAGTTGAATTAAGATTAGGTAAAAAAAAATTTTTACGAATTGTTTTATAG
- a CDS encoding glycine--tRNA ligase, with protein sequence MVRMEDIISLAKRKGFVFQSSEVYGGLSGAWDYGPLGVELKKNIKKEWWKSMVYLHENIVGLDSAIFMRPEIWRASGHVDGFSDSMVDCKDCKSRFRADLVDLSKNCPNCKVGNNFTSPRGFNLMFKTHIGVVEDSSSEVYLRPETAQGIFVNFRNVLDSSRLKIPFGIAQVGKAFRNEIVTKNFIFRTCEFEQMEMQFFVHPKQIDEWFCYWQQNRMNFFIETLKIRPDRLRFKAHDSTQLAHYAKAAFDIEYEFPFGFQEIEGIHNRGDYDLTQHSKFSNKPKIFEYHDLLTKERYVPYVIETSAGLTRAVLMTLCDAYSEEELSDGDRRIVLRLNPKLAPYKIAIFPLVKKVELIEVARRIYIELCDDFHIFYDDSGTIGKRYRRQDEIGTPYCVTIDYNTIEDETVTVRERNSMTQKRIFINDLYSYIKTEILNYKEDFNK encoded by the coding sequence ATGGTTAGAATGGAAGATATTATTTCTCTTGCGAAAAGAAAAGGGTTTGTATTTCAGTCTTCAGAGGTTTATGGAGGCCTTTCAGGAGCTTGGGACTATGGTCCTTTGGGAGTTGAACTTAAGAAAAATATAAAAAAAGAGTGGTGGAAGAGCATGGTGTATTTGCATGAAAATATCGTAGGTTTAGATAGTGCTATTTTTATGCGCCCTGAAATTTGGAGAGCATCTGGCCATGTTGATGGTTTTTCTGATTCTATGGTTGATTGTAAAGATTGTAAAAGTAGATTTAGAGCTGATTTAGTTGATTTGTCAAAAAATTGCCCAAATTGTAAAGTTGGAAATAATTTTACTTCTCCAAGAGGTTTTAATTTAATGTTTAAGACCCATATTGGAGTAGTTGAGGATAGTTCTAGTGAGGTTTATTTAAGACCTGAGACGGCACAAGGAATTTTTGTTAATTTTAGAAATGTTTTAGATTCTTCAAGGCTTAAGATTCCCTTTGGAATTGCTCAGGTAGGTAAAGCGTTTAGAAATGAGATAGTTACTAAAAATTTTATATTTAGAACTTGCGAGTTTGAGCAAATGGAAATGCAGTTTTTTGTTCATCCCAAGCAAATAGATGAATGGTTTTGTTATTGGCAGCAAAATAGAATGAATTTTTTTATAGAAACTCTTAAAATTAGGCCTGATAGATTAAGATTTAAGGCGCATGATTCAACTCAGCTTGCTCATTATGCAAAAGCTGCATTTGATATTGAGTATGAATTTCCGTTTGGATTTCAGGAAATAGAAGGCATTCACAACAGAGGTGATTATGATTTGACTCAGCATTCTAAATTTTCTAACAAGCCCAAAATATTTGAGTATCATGATTTGTTAACAAAAGAGAGATATGTACCTTATGTTATTGAAACTTCTGCTGGTCTTACAAGAGCTGTTTTAATGACCCTTTGTGATGCTTATTCTGAGGAGGAGCTCTCAGATGGAGACAGGCGTATTGTTCTGCGCTTAAACCCTAAGTTGGCTCCTTACAAGATTGCTATATTCCCGCTTGTTAAAAAAGTTGAGCTTATTGAGGTTGCTAGAAGGATTTATATAGAGCTTTGCGATGATTTTCATATATTTTACGACGATAGTGGAACAATAGGTAAAAGGTATAGACGTCAAGACGAAATAGGAACTCCTTATTGTGTAACAATAGACTACAATACTATTGAGGATGAAACAGTTACTGTTAGGGAAAGAAATAGTATGACTCAGAAGAGAATTTTTATTAATGATTTATATTCATACATTAAAACAGAGATTTTAAATTACAAAGAGGATTTTAATAAATGA
- the gltX gene encoding glutamate--tRNA ligase has protein sequence MSIRVRYAPSPTGLQHIGGIRTALFNYFFAKSCGGKFLLRIEDTDQSRYSPEAENDLYSSLKWLGISFDEGPVVGGDYAPYVQSQRSVIYEQYAKYLIESGHAYYCYCSPERLERIKKIQNINKMPPGYDRHCRNLSNDEVENALIKKIKPVVRFKIPLEGDTSFDDILLGKITWANKDISPDPVILKSDGLPTYHLANVVDDYLMKITHVLRAQEWVSSGPLHVLLYKAFKWKPPIYCHLPMVMGNDGQKLSKRHGSTALRQFIEDGYLPEAIINYVTLLGWSYDDKREFFSKNDLEQFFSIEKINKSPAIFDYHKLDFFNSYYIREKKDEDLFNLLLPFFQKKGYVSKPSTLEENQKLKLLIPLIKSRIKKLSDALNMTKFFYEDIKSWNLDEFLSRKKTAKEVCSILELIKPILEGFEKRSAEENDKIFYDFAESNNFKLGEILLPIRIAVLGSKVSPPLFDSLKLIGKFKVFERIKLAQEFLRINE, from the coding sequence TTGAGTATAAGAGTTCGTTATGCGCCTTCTCCAACGGGTTTGCAACATATTGGTGGGATTAGAACAGCTTTGTTTAATTATTTTTTTGCAAAGTCTTGTGGAGGTAAATTTTTACTTAGGATTGAGGATACAGATCAGAGTAGGTATTCTCCAGAAGCCGAAAATGATCTTTATTCAAGTCTTAAATGGCTTGGTATTTCTTTTGATGAAGGCCCTGTTGTAGGAGGTGATTATGCACCTTATGTTCAGTCTCAAAGAAGTGTAATATATGAGCAATATGCTAAATATTTAATTGAATCTGGGCATGCTTATTATTGTTATTGCAGCCCTGAAAGGTTGGAAAGGATTAAGAAAATCCAAAATATTAATAAAATGCCACCTGGATATGATAGGCATTGTAGGAATTTAAGTAATGACGAAGTTGAGAATGCGCTAATTAAAAAAATCAAGCCTGTTGTTAGATTTAAAATTCCTTTAGAAGGAGACACTAGCTTTGATGATATTTTGCTTGGAAAAATTACATGGGCAAATAAAGACATTAGTCCTGATCCTGTAATTCTTAAGTCAGATGGACTTCCAACTTATCATCTTGCTAATGTTGTTGATGATTATTTAATGAAAATTACCCATGTATTAAGGGCTCAAGAATGGGTTTCCTCAGGTCCATTGCACGTGCTTCTTTATAAGGCTTTTAAATGGAAGCCGCCTATTTATTGTCATCTTCCAATGGTTATGGGAAATGATGGTCAAAAATTAAGCAAAAGACATGGATCAACAGCTTTAAGGCAGTTTATTGAAGATGGATATCTTCCAGAAGCTATTATTAATTATGTTACTTTGCTTGGCTGGTCTTACGACGATAAGAGAGAATTTTTTTCAAAAAATGACCTTGAGCAATTTTTTTCAATTGAGAAGATCAATAAATCTCCTGCAATTTTTGATTATCATAAGCTGGATTTTTTCAATAGTTACTATATTAGAGAAAAAAAAGATGAAGATTTATTTAATCTTTTACTTCCTTTTTTTCAAAAAAAAGGATATGTTTCTAAGCCTAGTACTTTAGAAGAGAATCAAAAATTAAAGTTATTAATTCCTCTTATAAAAAGTAGAATTAAAAAATTAAGTGATGCTTTAAATATGACTAAATTTTTTTATGAAGACATTAAATCTTGGAATTTAGATGAGTTTTTAAGCAGAAAAAAAACAGCTAAAGAGGTTTGTTCTATTTTAGAATTAATAAAGCCTATTTTAGAAGGATTTGAAAAAAGATCGGCAGAGGAAAATGATAAAATTTTTTATGATTTTGCTGAGAGCAATAATTTTAAATTGGGGGAAATTCTTCTTCCTATTAGAATTGCAGTGCTTGGCAGCAAAGTTTCTCCGCCGCTTTTTGATTCTTTAAAATTGATAGGCAAATTTAAAGTTTTTGAAAGAATAAAATTAGCACAGGAATTTTTAAGAATAAACGAATAG
- the pdeB gene encoding cyclic di-GMP phosphodiesterase PdeB, which produces MQNFESIIKNIKNSSYLIDREFLVWPENAFIGDKNIELIEKWNLKSYIKERKNFFSDDSVKREYEEIHKKFNEEAISSYHVIISNLEEIYENCKRNKKIYYQDIMPTVKKVIEFYKKQKKNFIKYFRIPKLSANYHIIHSVNTAILTVALGNEMGLNNYKTVELCSIALLHKIGFLFIPSKISEKKEELTEEELETIKKYPIISYKIASTSNLSRSICLTLLTHKENLDGTGYPKGLTSENISIESNIIGAASAYSAIILDKAYKKSFNSGASIIELIKDADKKFDKRVLKLIINAISSCPLDFIIELNDNSIAKIVDIDDSNPNLPYINYIIKNGKVVDRNEQSNVQSIPNTNTGIKKILNQNEIELIKNKYSLIDII; this is translated from the coding sequence ATGCAAAATTTTGAAAGCATTATCAAAAATATAAAAAATTCATCATATTTAATAGACAGGGAATTCTTAGTTTGGCCTGAGAATGCATTTATTGGAGACAAAAATATTGAGCTTATTGAAAAATGGAATCTAAAGTCATACATTAAAGAGAGAAAAAATTTTTTCAGTGACGATTCTGTTAAAAGAGAATATGAAGAAATACACAAAAAATTTAACGAAGAGGCTATTTCTAGTTATCATGTAATAATAAGCAATTTAGAAGAAATTTATGAAAATTGCAAAAGAAATAAAAAAATATATTACCAAGATATTATGCCTACCGTAAAAAAAGTAATAGAATTTTACAAAAAACAGAAAAAAAATTTTATCAAATATTTTAGAATTCCCAAGCTTTCTGCAAACTATCATATTATTCACTCAGTAAATACAGCTATCCTAACAGTAGCCCTTGGCAATGAAATGGGACTAAATAACTACAAAACAGTAGAACTTTGTAGTATTGCTCTTTTGCATAAAATAGGATTTTTATTTATCCCATCAAAAATAAGCGAAAAAAAAGAAGAATTAACTGAGGAAGAACTAGAAACAATAAAAAAATATCCCATAATAAGCTATAAAATAGCTTCAACAAGCAATTTGTCACGATCAATATGTTTGACGCTTTTAACACATAAAGAAAATCTAGACGGAACTGGTTACCCTAAAGGACTAACAAGTGAAAACATCAGCATAGAATCAAATATAATAGGCGCTGCTAGCGCCTATTCTGCTATCATTTTAGATAAGGCATACAAAAAATCTTTTAATTCTGGAGCATCTATTATTGAATTAATTAAAGATGCAGACAAAAAATTTGACAAAAGAGTTCTAAAGTTAATAATCAATGCAATATCTTCTTGTCCTTTAGACTTTATTATAGAACTTAATGACAATTCTATAGCCAAAATAGTAGATATAGATGATTCTAACCCAAATCTTCCATACATAAACTACATAATAAAAAATGGAAAAGTTGTAGACAGAAATGAGCAATCTAATGTTCAGTCTATACCAAACACAAACACAGGAATAAAAAAAATACTCAATCAAAATGAAATAGAACTAATTAAAAATAAATATTCTTTAATAGACATTATATAA